In one Conger conger chromosome 5, fConCon1.1, whole genome shotgun sequence genomic region, the following are encoded:
- the rnf8 gene encoding E3 ubiquitin-protein ligase rnf8 isoform X1, whose translation MEEDGKVSACSAAEDASTKEEIWCLKRVGKTSDWLRLFEDTEVTLGRALNVTYQLLSLSCPLMISRQHCVFKQNEYGQWTVTDKKSLNGVWVNGTRIGAEQPWSLSAGDSVRLGVPVEGVQVEFEYVLVRDVLQAVRAFLLPPRSGGGATAMRRAKRSKRKLEGAEPESESRAKLFRCDTEGVPGTQPCPASQTPLQPGEAPGPSVAPKSPGVAPESPGVAPQSPRSDLSPARSHRHGDRDRQAHGRQQAGSLPDPLRCEEVEKTQQEEEELKKRLEEALLERRKVMEELKCSRQGFEEILQAKDKELEVTKEEKEQARAQKDEVMIQMTDVLENELQCIICSELFIEAVTLSCAHSFCLHCIGAWRRRSGACPICRQDILSQTRSLVLDNCIDRMVESLSVELKQRRLALIAERKGLPELRSVVLITDSSSEGSVLELADTFDESELFSDSQSLSLWSDDTFSSDEGTSSSSSSDDDA comes from the exons ATGGAAGAAGATGGGAAAGTTTCTGCGTGTTCGGCAGCTGAAGATGCTTCTACCAAAGAAGAAATATGGTGCTTAAAAAGAGTCGGGAAGACTTCAGATTGGCTTCGCCTATTCGAGGATACGGAG GTGACACTCGGACGAGCCTTGAATGTGACCTATCAGCTGCTATCCTTATCCTGCCCCTTAATGATATCTAGACAACACTGCGTCTTCAAGCAAAATGAATATGGGCAGTGGACGGTAACGGACAAAAAG AGCCTGAACGGGGTGTGGGTGAACGGCACGCGCATCGGTGCGGAGCAGCCCTGGTCCCTGAGCGCGGGGGACTCTGTCCGGCTGGGCGTTCCCGTGGAGGGGGTGCAGGTGGAGTTTGAGTACGTGCTGGTGCGGGACGTCCTGCAGGCGGTCAGGGCCTTCCTGCTCCCTCCCCGCTCCGGGGGCGGGGCCACGGCCATGCGCCGGGCCAAGAGGAGCAAGCGCaagctggagggggcggagcctgaGTCTGAGTCGCGCGCCAAGCTTTTCCGCTGTGACACCGAGGGCGTGCCCGGGACCCAGCCGTGCCCCGCCTCCCAAACGCCACTTCAGCCTGGAGAGGCCCCGGGCCCCAGTGTGGCCCCCAAGAGCCCCGGTGTGGCCCCCGAGAGCCCCGGTGTGGCCCCCCAGAGCCCCCGCAGCGATCTGAGCCCCGCCCGCTCCCATCGCCATGGCGACAGGGACCGCCAGGCACACGGACGGCAGCAGGCTGGCAGTCTGCCGGATCCTCTCCGCTGCGAGGAG GTTGAGAAAACccagcaggaagaggaggagctgaagaagaGGCTGGAGGAAGCACTGCTGGAG CGAAGAAAAGTTATGGAGGAACTCAAGTGTTCTCGGCAGGGCTTCGAAGAGATCCTCCAAGCCAAAGACAAGGAGCTGGAGGTGACCAAG gaggagaaggagcaggCTCGGGCGCAGAAGGACGAGGTGATGATTCAGATGACGGATGTTTTGGAAAACGAGCTGCAGTGTATCATCTGCTCTGAGCTCTTCATTGAG GCGGTCACGCTGAGCTGCGCGCACAGCTTCTGCCTGCACTGCATCGGGGCGTGGCGGAGGCGCAGCGGGGCGTGTCCCATCTGCAGACAGGATATCCTGTCTCAGACGCGCTCGCTGGTGCTGGACAACTGCATCGACCGCATGGTGGAGAGCCTGAGCGTCGAGCTCAAGCAGCGCCGCCTCGCCCTCATCGCCGAGCGCAAAG GGCTGCCGGAGCTGAGGTCGGTGGTGCTCATCACAGACAGCAGCAGTGAGGGCAGTGTTCTGGAGCTGGCCGACACCTTCGATGAGAGCGAGCTTTTCTCCGACAGCCAATCCCTGAGCCTGTGGTCTGACGACACCTTCAGCAGTGATGAAggcacctcctcctcatcctccagcGACGACGACGCGTAG
- the rnf8 gene encoding E3 ubiquitin-protein ligase rnf8 isoform X2, whose protein sequence is MEEDGKVSACSAAEDASTKEEIWCLKRVGKTSDWLRLFEDTEVTLGRALNVTYQLLSLSCPLMISRQHCVFKQNEYGQWTVTDKKSLNGVWVNGTRIGAEQPWSLSAGDSVRLGVPVEGVQVEFEYVLVRDVLQAVRAFLLPPRSGGGATAMRRAKRSKRKLEGAEPESESRAKLFRCDTEGVPGTQPCPASQTPLQPGEAPGPSVAPKSPGVAPESPGVAPQSPRSDLSPARSHRHGDRDRQAHGRQQAGSLPDPLRCEEVEKTQQEEEELKKRLEEALLERRKVMEELKCSRQGFEEILQAKDKELEVTKEEKEQARAQKDEVMIQMTDVLENELQCIICSELFIEAVTLSCAHSFCLHCIGAWRRRSGACPICRQDILSQTRSLVLDNCIDRMVESLSVELKQRRLALIAERKGERAAGAEVGGAHHRQQQ, encoded by the exons ATGGAAGAAGATGGGAAAGTTTCTGCGTGTTCGGCAGCTGAAGATGCTTCTACCAAAGAAGAAATATGGTGCTTAAAAAGAGTCGGGAAGACTTCAGATTGGCTTCGCCTATTCGAGGATACGGAG GTGACACTCGGACGAGCCTTGAATGTGACCTATCAGCTGCTATCCTTATCCTGCCCCTTAATGATATCTAGACAACACTGCGTCTTCAAGCAAAATGAATATGGGCAGTGGACGGTAACGGACAAAAAG AGCCTGAACGGGGTGTGGGTGAACGGCACGCGCATCGGTGCGGAGCAGCCCTGGTCCCTGAGCGCGGGGGACTCTGTCCGGCTGGGCGTTCCCGTGGAGGGGGTGCAGGTGGAGTTTGAGTACGTGCTGGTGCGGGACGTCCTGCAGGCGGTCAGGGCCTTCCTGCTCCCTCCCCGCTCCGGGGGCGGGGCCACGGCCATGCGCCGGGCCAAGAGGAGCAAGCGCaagctggagggggcggagcctgaGTCTGAGTCGCGCGCCAAGCTTTTCCGCTGTGACACCGAGGGCGTGCCCGGGACCCAGCCGTGCCCCGCCTCCCAAACGCCACTTCAGCCTGGAGAGGCCCCGGGCCCCAGTGTGGCCCCCAAGAGCCCCGGTGTGGCCCCCGAGAGCCCCGGTGTGGCCCCCCAGAGCCCCCGCAGCGATCTGAGCCCCGCCCGCTCCCATCGCCATGGCGACAGGGACCGCCAGGCACACGGACGGCAGCAGGCTGGCAGTCTGCCGGATCCTCTCCGCTGCGAGGAG GTTGAGAAAACccagcaggaagaggaggagctgaagaagaGGCTGGAGGAAGCACTGCTGGAG CGAAGAAAAGTTATGGAGGAACTCAAGTGTTCTCGGCAGGGCTTCGAAGAGATCCTCCAAGCCAAAGACAAGGAGCTGGAGGTGACCAAG gaggagaaggagcaggCTCGGGCGCAGAAGGACGAGGTGATGATTCAGATGACGGATGTTTTGGAAAACGAGCTGCAGTGTATCATCTGCTCTGAGCTCTTCATTGAG GCGGTCACGCTGAGCTGCGCGCACAGCTTCTGCCTGCACTGCATCGGGGCGTGGCGGAGGCGCAGCGGGGCGTGTCCCATCTGCAGACAGGATATCCTGTCTCAGACGCGCTCGCTGGTGCTGGACAACTGCATCGACCGCATGGTGGAGAGCCTGAGCGTCGAGCTCAAGCAGCGCCGCCTCGCCCTCATCGCCGAGCGCAAAGGTGAGAG GGCTGCCGGAGCTGAGGTCGGTGGTGCTCATCACAGACAGCAGCAGTGA